The sequence CCTACCACTTAATTCAATGAGTTAACTGTTATTGAAGTAATATGTATTCAATTGTATTGTGTTTCCCGGTTGTCTATGACAGCTTGAGTCATATTTTCCTAAAATATTTGTTTGCATGATTTTAAAAGTGCAAAGGGAAAGGGGCAAACATTTTTGGCGATATTTCTATGACATTGATGTGTGTGATGTTACATGTTGGGGTCCCACAGCGCCATCTGGTGTCCATAAGCTGAAATGCTTGTGATTGATTCAGCCGTTGCCTGGATACACCACAACAACAAATGCGGACACTGACAGAGCCGTTTGTAATCTGAATTTAACACTAGCTACAGAAACATTTCAACATTCAATTGAGTAGTGCTTTTTTTAGGTTATAGATATCGAATACAAATGGCATCAGTGGTCCAGCACGGCCGAAGAACAGGCTCCAGTAAGAGAGGTGAGAGTTGATCTACTTTTACAAACGGTATCTAACGTCTGTCACGGCTGAAATATTTTTTTCAAGGAGAGAGCAGTCTTGAAATACTTACGTAAAATTCAATACAGAAAATGTGGAGGGGCCTTGGAGAACATGTTGTTTAGTATTGTATCTATCCAAAGGCCCAAACTTCTTGCCAGAAAACAACTTCCTGTAGATTTctagcaacacatcctcactcccaggtcggcctatgttgacgttatgtcaagtcccctgccggctttttccaacgcaagggggggggccttagcgtccattttcaacgcaagggggggggccttagcgtccattttcaacgcaaggggggggggggccttagcgtccattttcagctttccgggatgtccatgtgcttctatggacgctcatggaagcacggcattcgtttgtgtcgactgcccttaaaggcaatgaagacactacactacccagaatccccagctatcgtttggactacaccatgtgctctgtttgacaaaccccgtgatagtcctcaagctctgtgattggagagtgtgctccgagggttaccgagcctcgaacagcacttgaaatgggatggaaccacggcagactgttcaaaactggattttaacgggtccaccgcgtcgtcgtcgtccccccccccaccccgtacccagaactacacatgctggctattctgtttcgcaacatgttctctatggcacgtctctactgggagttgtagttttaaaagacgttttcgtatttcccataataagaagttgccagtattaaactgtgtacatccctggaggtttaggggtgcccataatgggcagtattaatatatatacccacacgccagctaaggtcagaagagctttatttaacagctggacttatgtttgtgacccctcctgttgttaattgtcaaggttcagaggcacattttgcaaatatggcagtagccatcgatcagcttaagataagatatactttattgatcccaagttggaacatttgcattacatcagcatgtgtaacagttaaatatgcagtggtgtttatttgaaaatcatttagtataatcacacaaattctgtgttttatatttaacaattctgtgttctttatttattgattgttcaatacctgacaaggccggagatgaaatatctgcatacatcataagagtataatacattatgtataatatcagttaaaataagtgcttcaacatagttaacattgctggaggtatgcacacatattgatagatgtcttgtaatgcactgttgaggaacctgcgacccaagtttttcattcagtgcagaactacaccatagttgtgtaggcctatatgatatgtcaataaaccttagaacatcttgaaatcttgaacgggatgtgcaaaatagtcattatatacagtctttaattaactattagtagagaataacgagtaatgaatatactttatagggatcctattaatatctaataataaaaataatgaaattcaataacatgctttaaccaccaggtgtctctttatatcatctgtgcacctttatggtgtaaatacagcctatctaccaattggatcaaatataaaagtgagccgaattagtgttgatactgcaaggagacgcattgtgtgaaaagaaatgtaagatgttgtttaatggctgatatatttatgatccacgtcacgttttcagttcctcatgtgtgtcttctcatcagggctataaatacagaactacggcagatatgtaatatttaatgcagccgaaccgtgtattacaatgccgttatgtgatgactttcaaagagaaaagcaagcacactcggaataaggtattattttatttttaaaaaatgttttcggtctgtttccggtatttgttaatgacgatgtgctgtgagatgtgagactggaattgcagagggggaaataacgtatctttagatgcggattttgttaaactaatatgtttgcgctgtggaccaacactatacattgacggggaagggggtagcaataaagataacaccattaaacagttacacaacataacagaaataatatcgatagcagcgtccctagcaaccaccttggtaacaatgaaaacgttggacgcaatttcctgaagtaatcttcgtaataactagcaaactaaagatcatgtacatccactgcacacataatctgaaataacaactcatatttctcgcatcaaatgacatcaaaacgcattttaatggccaaactaactttaaaataggcattttacacccagaataaaacgaagttcggccatgttttctttttctgcagggagaaatgatagctggggattctgggtagtgtagtgtcttctgccatcctttactccgaaaaaagatttgtttctccgaatcgaaggggaaaaatacaaaagcattgcacacaatttaaaccaatcaatgttgtgtaattaacaaggataatctggtgttttttagtcgatgagtagtgcagatattactgtaaaatcaatcgtcagtaaggggaatatttacttccgggtgtacaattctccgctatccaatgagaatggacgctcacattgcctttaagggcagtcgacacaaacgaatgccgtgcttccatgagcgtccatagaagcacatggacatcccggaaagctgaaaatggacgctaaggccccccccccccttgcgttgaaaatggacgctaaggcccccccccttgcgttggaaaaagccggcaggggacttgacataacgtcaacataggccgacctgggagtgaggatgtgttgtttCTAGAGAACTGCACAGTGCTATTTTTTGCATGCATTTATATCTCATACATGCAAGGCCTGAGCCAGGATTTTAAATCCAGAGTGCAACCTCCCCCATGAAGCAAATAACCAACAAAACAAGCCTGTGAAATGTTATTATTGTATTTGCCcatattttaaatgtaagagttcTGTATTGGTCTGTGTAATAATTGCTCTTTTAAAACTGTTTTAACAATCACTTGATATATTTCTGGTAGAGAAATAGAAACCCCACACAACACACCAAATTGGGACAACATGTCATTTAGCAGCAATACATAAATAACTTGAATCAGATTATTAGTTTTTACAGGGCATAGGCCTATATACCTCATTTTCATCATCTCCATAAATAATATCATTACAAAATCTGCTATTTAATTCCTTATGTAATGACAGAATGTAACTTTGACTTGGAAGAAATAAATATGCATATTCTGGAGAAAAGCTTTTACTGGAATATGTGACTATTTTAAAGTATGAATCAGCAATGTACTCAACTATCCATACTCCACAAAGGGGATGGTGCTTGAATATAATTCTAGTTTTATTTCTACATTTGTTTTATTAGTATCTTCAGCTGAGGAACCCAGCAGGATCATCGAACCCCCAGACCTCCGACAGGTCACTGTCTTAAGCAAACGAGAATGGCAGAGGATTCAAGATGAAGTGAACCGGGTTGATAAAAACAAAGAGAATATGAAGGAGgcagccaaacagagagaggCCCTGCATTTGCAGTCAACGGAGGTGGTGAAACTCTGGTCCAATACCATCGCTGTAAGTTTCCTGTACAGATTTTATTTGCTGTATTACATTTTGACCTGCTTATTATGTTGCACAACAAAAGCACAGCCTAGTAGAGCAAAAGGTCAATACactgtattttcttttaaaGGGTCAAAGGCAAAAAAAGTTAGAGGCAAAGAAGATCCGTGAGGAGGCTGAGGAGGAAAAGAGGAAAATGATTGATCAAGAAGAGGCCAcatttcagcagcagcagcgtgaAGAGGCCATTGAAAAAGCCAAGACTCAGCTCTATTATGAAACCAACCGTATTAAAGGACTACACGTTAGTATCGCATGACAAATATTGTGTCACCTGTACATGTTTGGCTATACAGAATGTTGATGTTTTTGGATAATTGATGATTGTTACCTCTTCCACAGCGTGCCCTCAGGCTGACTGAGGTgctggaggagagggaggcgcaGATTAAACTGAAGCAAAAGATCAAGAGTGCCTCTAAAGATGTTGACAAAAAATTTCTGGATCTGGAAAAGACCGATATTGATGAAGCTTTGAGACAGGAGCAGGAGAAAGCACTTCGGAAAAAGCTGGAGGGACAGGCTGTGGTAAGGGACCTGAAAAACCAGTAAGTCTCACATCAGACACATTATAGGCATTCCAAAGATATGCAAACACATGCCACATGAGAAAATGATACCTGTTCTTTAGGATGAAGGAACGTGAGCAAGTGAGAGAGCGTGAAAAGATCGAGAACAGGAAGGACGGAGAGGAAGCCCAAAGCCTTTTAGAACTCCACCATTTGGAGCAAAACATGgaagaagaaagaaaagcaAAGCTGAAGAGAAACCTTATGCACGGTCACCTGGTAGGGCCTTAGCAGCACAGGTCATCTAGTATTTTTATAATTTATGACACCTAATGTTTAATCTGTATATGCAGGAACACGTCGCCAACAGTGACCTCAGAGCAACAAATGCAAAGAAGCAGGAGGCTGAAGAGGAGCAAAGAAAACTGTTCCTCTCTTCCAGACAAAAAATTATAAAGTTacggaaagaaaaagaaaaggaattgTTCAGGTAAGACCCGGCAACACATCTCAAGTGATGCAGTTACAGTTGGATCCTTTGTGTATTATGATTATACGTGTGACGCGCTTTTCAGTGAGGCCCAGATGCGAAGAGAGTGGACCATGAACAAGCTGGCTGTCACTCAGCAGGAGAAAATTGACGACGAGGACCAGAGGATCGCAAAGGCTGTCGCTGAGCAGGATGAAAAACTGGCACAAAGGAAGAGAGAGGAGGATGAGAAGAAGGCGGCCATGTTGGAGTCAATAACTGCACACAGGGAATTCATGGTAACACAAGTTCAGATATTGCACCTGCAAAATACTACGGTTGCATGAAGCTCTTTATAAAGTagttaatactaataataaggacatattatgcttattttcaggttcatacatGTAACTTCGGTTTCTACcaaaacatgtttaaatgcagtAATATAAAAGCAGCACATTATGTCAGGACCGGCCCGACATGTAACAAAAGGTTCTCACCTGTTTCACAAACTGTGTTTCCCTAGCAAGAAAACAAGGAGCAGAAGGACAAAACAACCAAACAAAGCATGATGGGCACACTTCAGGCCATGAAAGAGGCCGACAGAATATTTGAAGAGAAACAAAAAATGAAGGCTCAGAAGATCAAAGCAGATGAAAGACATGCACATGAGTTCAATGCTACAGAAATGGTAATGTTAAAAGTATCTCCTCCACACCATTACATGATTCATAGCCCTGTTTAACACCATCCTCCAAATATAGGCTAAGAAAGGTGTCAAGCTCCAGCAGCGGAAAAGAGAGGAGCAAGAGTTTCAGGAGGACTACGCAGAGGTCATTGCTAAAGAAGAACACCTGTTTCAACAATACTCTCACGACCTCATCAACGCAGCGGCTGGGGCTCAGCGAAATGTGTTTCCTCTCTCCAAAGCGGCAGGGCAAGGGATCGGAGGAGGACTCGGTCCTGCTTCATGCTACCTCGTTCAGGACAACACTGGGGCTCAAATGCCCAAATATGTCTCTGGTGCCACCCAGGACATTAAAAGGCTTAATGAGGCACGACATATTCAAGCCAAGAAGAGACTTGGGTTCATATGGTCATAGGTCTCTCCTCGCTGGCAATTCTGGTTTAAAGTTTTGAACTCAGTTGATTGTTTTGATAACATCAATAAAATGTTTTGACTGAGGCTGTGTGAAatccctccctctctcactGCTAAAGTAGACTCAATAGTGTAGTGATTGGCCACTTATGATTAGCCATTATATTTAGTCATCAGTTTCAGCACTACTGTCGCACGATTTTGAAATTTAGAAAAGACGCATTGCATTGTGGGATTGTAATCCAGGTGGGTGTCCAGTATCGTGAAAGACAGGCATTTTGTAACCAGAGGCGGGAGaagtacttgtacttgagtaaaagtacaagtaggcctacaagagtgtaggaatactatgttagaagtaaaagtcctacattcaaaatgttactcaagtaaaactacaaagtattggcatcaaaataaacTTAAATTATTTTtcgattataattattgatgcattatcgtgttatcaaagctggttaaGGTGCAGCTTGTATCAATGACTTTGTATTCTGTAGGGTAGAGATAAGAGGCACATTttctccaggtgtaactaaactTAAAGTCTTATTTAAAAGTTGATTatgtttcacatcattaatccaaatgtgtaaagtaactaaagatattaaataaacctagtggagtaaaaggatacgatttacctctgaattgtagtgaagtagaagtacagtaccataaaatggaaatattcAAGCAAGTATCTAGACAttttacttagttacttcccacctctggttgtACCAAATGTATTCTAAAGAAACGTTGCCTCCATGTCCTGACGGACAACTCATGTCATGGAGACCATTGTTGAGTTTTGATAGAAAAATATAACGTGTAACTTTTAGTACATTGTACTGTAGCTACATTTGGAGGGATTTTAGACAATCAAACACTGCTGAAGGGAGTTCATGTTCATTAGGTACAAGAGCAGTTGGTTTGGCTCCCCCCTCTGGCAATAAGTCATTCCAACATGGGAGAGACCATGGCAACAGAGCAGCAGCTCAAAGTATGAAGTGGACGCACCAGATAAAAACCCCTCAGTGAGGGAGGATAGGCTGAACCAGCACCAAGCAAACTCGTGAGGCATGTTTGTCTTTATGTATTTACACTCCAGCTTTAATCACAACTGAAAGTGAACATTACTTAGGATTATGTTATTACTGTTGATTACTTGTTATAGTTGTTTTTTAGGATGCTAAATATTTTATTGGCCTTTAGTTGCATTTATTACAGAATATTAAAGCAATTGATTCAAATCCACGTTGAGCTAAACGACAGTCAGGCTCTTCTAAAAAACAACTTGCACAAAACACAAattatataaatgttttttatgTTGTACTTACAGCATGACATTGATTTTTTTCTATTCAAaaaacaaaaccgggtgatATCAAACCTGGCTAACAAATAGGATTACAGTTCAAGGTCATGGatgtacaaaaacaacaacaacaaaaaactcaCGGATGTACATATGTTATCTAACTATGACATGGAAAAGCATGCAAGGAATTATGAGTGTTCTTTTCCGGATCGATCGTTGCTAGTAAAAATAACTTTAAGAGTAAACATGAGACATTTGCCAAACTTGGAGACGGAACTGATCCCACAACACAACCAAGttaaattaaaaacaaacatCAGGAGAACATTTCTTCAGGGGGAAGATGAATTATAAAGGATCTGTGTTGCAATCAAATCAGTTTGAAATTTCAGCTATTGCAAAGTCAAAATATAATTTACCAATGAATCCAAAACTTAAAAAACGCCTTTTCAAAGAACCTCTGGTCATGTACAATTAAAAGAACACCTGGTCCGTACCACTAACGCAGTACATCTCTCCCACAGTCACTAATCTAACCCTCTAAACCAGCTGTGCAGCTTCAGCTAACCATCGCTTAGTGAGAGACACGACCAAAACAAGTCAAGTGTCGGCCATTGCAAGTTTGAGCAATATCCAGacagttttgaaatgtagctttgACACATTTTTCACTCTAGACGGAAAGCTGATGCTGCATACTCCAAGTTTAGTGGGTGTAAGACAAGGGACAGACAGTTCAAATCTACTTCTATCCCTGTAGGATGTGATGAGCTCAGTCGCTGTCAGAGCTAGAGCTGGATTTATTCCTCTTGCTGTCGTTGCGCTCTCTGCCCTTCGTGCTATCTGGTCTCCGAGTGGCTGGGCTTCTCCCGTCTTTAGTTCTGGAGGTACTTTTCCCTTCTCTGCGTTTGGAACCTGGACTCTGACGCTTCCTCTTCTCCTCCCTGTCACTGTCTGAGCTGCTGCTACGTCTCCTCCTCTGTCTGTCGGGCTCTTTGTCCTTCCTATGAGACGACCGATCTTTGCTGGCGTCTCTTTTGTTATTACTCTTGCTTCTCGAGTGCCTGCCTCTGTGGGAGTCTCTGGGTTTATTTCTGTCTGGACTCCTTGTCCGATGTTCCTTATCTCTGGATGTTCCCCGTTTCCTATTCTCCCGCTCGCTGTTGGGCCGTCTCTCCTGACTCTTGCTACGCTCTCGGCCCCGCTCTTTGCTTTTGTCTTGTTTCTCTTCTTTGTCTTTTGAGACAGCAGGTGTGCTCCTGTCCCTGTTTCTGCTACTGGATCTATGTTCATCTTTTGAAGTGTGTCTTTCCTTGCTTTGTGACTTTGTCCTAATCTTCTCGCCATTTTTACCTTTGGCATCCTCTTTAGGCTTTTTATCAGAGTCATGACTCTTATTTCTATCTTTACTTTGATCAGACTCGGACTGCTTTTCTTTCTTATTTCGGTCTTTGCTCCTCGAGCGACCTTTCCTGTCCTCACTTTTGTCTTTGTGACTCTTCTCTCTGCTTTTCGACCTCTTACTCTTCTCTCTGCTTTTACTGCGGCTTTGAGATTTATCTTTTTTCTTTGTCTTGTGTTTGCTATGCTTCTCATCCTTTTCAGCATTGTCCTTTTCTTTGCTTTTAGATCTGTGTGAACggcttttcttctcttttttaccCTCAGCTGCACGTTCATGCTTTGTGTCGGAGGTCCGTCCCTCTCTTCTTGGAGCTTTAGCCGCCTCTTCTTTGGCATCAACCATGTCGCCTCTGAAAACATACCAGAGGAAATGTCACCACCTGAAGAACATGACAACTGACCTCTGATAACACCATGAAGCTACATGACATCCGTACAATAACGTTCTTGGCTAATACATTCATTAATCAGACACATAACTTAAGGGTTCAGAGGACATTTCTATGATTTGCTTACATAGTGCATCTTGTTCAATTACACTGCTTTGAAAGTTTAAGTGTCACAACCACCATTATCTTTACTATATTTCTGACTTGCACTTTAATGTACTCGTGAATAATACAAAGTGAGGATTCTCTTACTTGTCCCCCTTTATCCAGCGCTCTCCGGGGACCGCCCTCATCCTCTGACGGTTCATCTCCTGACGCCAGTGCGGAGGAGTCTCACTGCGGCGGGAACCATCCCTGGACCTTGAGCGAGATGGAGTCCGATAGCGCTGTAGGAGGGAAATTACAAACCACTTATCTTCTAAACAGACAGAAACGGACTTAAACACAGATATAGAGCGGGATATTTGTGCGCATTGGCTGTGAAGAAATGAGACTAGCTAAAACTGACAGCACAATTAAATTATGGGATAAACAAGCTActtaaaaggtggggtaggtaagaatggagaaaccagctcgagtgcgtaCTTAGAAAGTACGCAGCCGTAGAAAATCTGCCCCcgtccttcagacttcctcatgaccaatgagggcacgagataagtttgtgcacgagatggaacgcaggccatccagttatttcagcctggccggctcagatgattggtcgtgctttttacagcgccacggcttccacagatgaaatgtttttatgtatttattgtcaaagcatttaatgtattcattgctatcgggatgttaaagagcaacttgcaggttagagacaccagtgaataaatgtgtaggaaaatgatgaatacactagattttCAAAAGAATATACAGAAATATACACTACAGTGTCATCTGGCGTCGTTTTTGTAAGACATTTTTACTTCCGCAAAAAAAAAGCCTCCCCATGTGTGACGTAACATGGGGGAGAGCGGCCGGTCTAACGTAGGAATAAACATGGATCACAATGCTAGTTTTGACACAGAAGAGGTTGAAAATATATATTCGAATGCATATGATTGTAATTATGAGCCTGCTAGGCGTCCAAGAGACCAGGAGCAGCCAAGGATTAGAAGAAATAACGGCCATCGGCGAGAAATGGAGCTTTGgtgtgaggagaaccagtggagaaCAGAACAGCTGTCTTGGTGAGTGATCGGCGTGAGCCacagttaatgttagctaacgtcGGTCACATCGCAACATTGTAAAGTTAGCTATCACATATCAGGCTATAACTAAAGTAGTATTGATAACATAGTAACGTTACTGGCAGGACTGTTGATACTGATCCATAACAGAAACTAATGCGCAAGTATCAGCCGTATCTCGCGTTACCTAATGCAACTCCACACTACGTCTTACGGTGCTGTGTACCGGAGGGGAGACGCGAGATACGGCTGATACTTGACGATCTGGCGGAgacaggttgtggagcctccgttgatatgctgttgtaaatggcTTAATGGAAAGCAGGTGTGTAGTCGGGAGGGTGCACAGCTGATTGCAGCAGGTGAGTGGAGgttgagccgggagccaggagtgacagccaccacgcccacacaaacaacacagaccgggggaaacaaacaaacaaacacacacaaagaagaCGGCTGGAGCAGTACAGCCACCACAGCGTTACCTAATGCAACTCCACACTACGTCTTACGGTGCTGTGTACCGGAGGGGTGAGAGAGAGGAGcgaagggggggagagagatgtAATACGGTTTCCTGATAAACGTTTTGCTTGATAGGCTTCAGCTGTGGAGAGTATGTGCTGCAGGGAGGTGGATGCACCTCGCACAACGCACCCAGGAACGAAAGCTAGCTCTGGTCCTTTTCCTGTGAGGGAAACTGTGGACTCGATGTCCTGACAGGCTGGAGTTTGTGCAGGTTGCACAAACTCCAGCTCACCATGATTACAAAATggtgaaatgcaatgtaa is a genomic window of Pseudochaenichthys georgianus chromosome 21, fPseGeo1.2, whole genome shotgun sequence containing:
- the cfap210 gene encoding cilia- and flagella- associated protein 210, with the translated sequence MASVVQHGRRTGSSKRVSSAEEPSRIIEPPDLRQVTVLSKREWQRIQDEVNRVDKNKENMKEAAKQREALHLQSTEVVKLWSNTIAGQRQKKLEAKKIREEAEEEKRKMIDQEEATFQQQQREEAIEKAKTQLYYETNRIKGLHRALRLTEVLEEREAQIKLKQKIKSASKDVDKKFLDLEKTDIDEALRQEQEKALRKKLEGQAVVRDLKNQMKEREQVREREKIENRKDGEEAQSLLELHHLEQNMEEERKAKLKRNLMHGHLEHVANSDLRATNAKKQEAEEEQRKLFLSSRQKIIKLRKEKEKELFSEAQMRREWTMNKLAVTQQEKIDDEDQRIAKAVAEQDEKLAQRKREEDEKKAAMLESITAHREFMQENKEQKDKTTKQSMMGTLQAMKEADRIFEEKQKMKAQKIKADERHAHEFNATEMAKKGVKLQQRKREEQEFQEDYAEVIAKEEHLFQQYSHDLINAAAGAQRNVFPLSKAAGQGIGGGLGPASCYLVQDNTGAQMPKYVSGATQDIKRLNEARHIQAKKRLGFIWS
- the ppig gene encoding peptidyl-prolyl cis-trans isomerase G, with translation MGIKTPRSRVFLDIGISNVLVGRVVIELFSDVCPKTCENFRCLCTGEKGLGKGTMKPLHYKGCLFHRVVKDFMIQGGDFSEGNGKGGESIYGGFFEDESFAVKHNKQYLLSMANRGKDTNGSQFFITTKPSPHLDGVHVVFGHVISGQDVVQTMENQKTDPNSRPYADVNVMNCGELVPKSKAKKDDKNKERAPSSSSSSSSSSDSESSSQSSSDTEESEKESKKKKKKAKKLKKKQKKKEKKRSEAESAEEKEQEELVTSTVRPEDIPAIPENRFLMRRSPQAVQKTKDESEKDPPSRDERPRESAGIRYNSQSSYNRRLAMTRSGRKIKGRGPRRYRTPSRSRSRDGSRRSETPPHWRQEMNRQRMRAVPGERWIKGDKGDMVDAKEEAAKAPRREGRTSDTKHERAAEGKKEKKSRSHRSKSKEKDNAEKDEKHSKHKTKKKDKSQSRSKSREKSKRSKSREKSHKDKSEDRKGRSRSKDRNKKEKQSESDQSKDRNKSHDSDKKPKEDAKGKNGEKIRTKSQSKERHTSKDEHRSSSRNRDRSTPAVSKDKEEKQDKSKERGRERSKSQERRPNSERENRKRGTSRDKEHRTRSPDRNKPRDSHRGRHSRSKSNNKRDASKDRSSHRKDKEPDRQRRRRSSSSDSDREEKRKRQSPGSKRREGKSTSRTKDGRSPATRRPDSTKGRERNDSKRNKSSSSSDSD